One genomic region from Cryptococcus gattii WM276 chromosome C, complete sequence encodes:
- a CDS encoding uncharacterized protein (Similar to TIGR gene model, XP_569430.1), producing MDIAHVKASVKAWEKAFKAEHGRDPTKEDIKNDTSDIAEQYALYRKLSKAAASEGKPAESTKSSKQTLSQQQPQTRVTPRTLPRSAYPTTPTPPSRRSYTSLSRPNGSQSMQSLAAGPSNDHNHAESSANGKSSHAQSLKRKASHAKLSPPPPPPPPAPSALASSSTARTLFTTPKKKAYSGPIIDPNPVNPFNILNSPGKARSITNGGFNPNSGTGLSGIDRPSSGGPGGKEAAVSPFIHASSPKKLKQVLEANSYHRKTLVFSPVVAALDSTTVSEGITPRTKARKRLRGEPVEDTPVKDRQVRRRRSHMAVSNSNSNSNSQSQSQSASTRDVSFGKPIGGIFGGPDRDPMIDEEQEEGDDDGEGDEDEEGLGPSPVKPIGGKTFTSLFDDEGMLPPRRMVSAKSGKAPQGETTNDGKGKSEEEASQPGIMGFFGKLKKAKEKEKEKEKEKEADLSTITSLTLDKSADKTLNSITPSPTSFEPDLDLAEPSAPSLAARHQRRKDKILSLSEDEDDEWDPEGGKVQRKVVIVPTRRQVKRRASNDGLSELLDGVEEESIVDEEQYEEVEEEGDVIIENGNGDTNGQSPHIPLDLLAIASPHKQRSTELESLRVSAIFNPFARKRLLALKRGQEIHTTGEAATGEEEEDADGWERLDNVLEGEGKRDDDWESEDEGWKKIEDVSDDW from the exons ATGGACATTGCACATGTCAAGGCCAGCGTCAAGGCATGGGAAAAAGCGTTCAAGGCAGAACATGGCAGAGACCCTACCAAGGAAGATATTAAGAACGACACCTCTGATATAG CCGAACAATATGCGCTCTATAGAAAACTTTCAAAAGCGGCAGCCTCAGAGGGAAAGCCAGCAGAAAGTACCAAGTCATCCAAGCAAACTCTCTCACAGCAGCAACCGCAAACACGCGTGACACCTCGCACTCTTCCCAGATCAGCGTACCCGACCACCCCAACTCCTCCATCTCGCAGGTCATACACCTCTTTATCCCGTCCAAACGGGAGTCAAAGCATGCAAAGCCTGGCTGCCGGACCATCTAACGACCATAATCACGCCGAGTCTAGTGCGAACGGTAAATCATCACATGCCCAGTCACTCAAACGCAAAGCATCGCACGCAAAActctctcctccccctcctcctcctcctccagcGCCGTCCGCACTGGCGAGCAGCTCTACCGCTCGTACCCTCTTTACCACCCCGAAAAAAAAGGCGTACTCTGGACCTATTATCGATCCGAACCCCGTTAACCCGTTTAATATCCTCAATTCCCCCGGCAAAGCGAGATCCATCACGAATGGAGGGTTCAATCCCAACTCTGGCACGGGGTTGAGTGGTATTGACAGGCCGAGTTCTGGAGGGCCCGGCGGCAAAGAGGCAGCAGTCTCGCCATTCATACACGCGTCTTCTCCCAAAAAACTAAAACAAGTGTTGGAGGCAAATTCGTACCACCGAAAAACCCTCGTCTTCTCTCCGGTCGTCGCCGCGCTCGACTCTACTACAGTGTCAGAAGGGATTACCCCTCGCACAAAAGCGAGAAAGAGATTAAGAGGCGAGCCTGTAGAGGATACACCAGTGAAAGATCGTCAAGTCCGTCGGCGGCGTAGCCATATGGCAGTTTCCAATTCTAATTCTAATTCTAATTCTCAATCACAGTCACAATCGGCTTCGACACGAGATGTCAGCTTTGGTAAACCCATAGGAGGTATATTTGGTGGGCCAGATAGGGATCCGATGATAGACGAGGAGCAAGAGGAGGGCGACGACGAcggagaaggagatgaagatgaggaagggCTGGGACCATCCCCTGTAAAACCTATAGGAGGCAAAACCTTTACAAGTCTGTTTGACGATGAGGGTATGTTGCCTCCCCGGCGAATGGTTTCAGCTAAAAGTGGGAAAGCGCCGCAGGGAGAAACAACGAATGAtgggaaagggaagagtGAGGAAGAAGCCAGTCAGCCGGGAATCATGGGATTCTTTGGCAAGTTGAAAAAGgcgaaagaaaaggaaaaggaaaaggaaaaagaaaaagaggcCGATTTATCAACGATCACGTCCCTCACTCTTGACAAAAGCGCAGATAAAACGCTCAACAGCATCACCCCGTCCCCAACATCATTCGAACCTGACCTGGACCTTGCCGAACCCTCTGCGCCGTCGCTTGCCGCCCGCCACCAAAGGAGAAAAGACAAGATCCTCTCTCTCagcgaagatgaagacgatgaATGGGATCCAGAAGGTGGCAAGGTCCAGCGAAAAGTGGTCATCGTCCCCACCAGGCGGCAGGTCAAGAGACGGGCAAGCAACGATGGTCTCTCGGAATTACTGGAtggggtggaggaggaaagtata gttgatgaagagcaatatgaagaggtggaggaagaaggcgaTGTGATTATTGAGAATGGAAATGGGGATACGAACGGGCAGTCACCTCATATCCCTCTCGACCTTTTAGCCATCGCTTCCCCGCATAAACAACGGTCCACCGAACTGGAATCACTCCGTGTGAGCGCCATATTCAACCCTTTTGCCCGGAAACGCTTGTTGGCTTTGAAGCGTGGGCAAGAGATCCATACGACTGGAGAAGCTGCAACgggagaggaagaagaggatgcCGACGGCTGGGAACGGTTGGATAACGTGTTGGAGggggaaggaaagagagatgatgattgggaaagtgaagatgaaggatggaagaagattgaaGACGTTTCAGATGATTGGTAA